In Suricata suricatta isolate VVHF042 chromosome X, meerkat_22Aug2017_6uvM2_HiC, whole genome shotgun sequence, the DNA window TCCAAATGAAGGTGACTTCAAGTAAAATAATCCTCTTTTCTGTTTATGACTTCCTCATCCTGCCCTCAAAAACCTTTCTTttcctgtattcttttttttttaatttttttaatgttttatttatttttgatacagagagagtcagagcatgagagggggagggacagagagagaaggagacacagaactggaaacaggctccaggctctgagctagctgtcagcacagagcctgacgcggggctcgaacccacaaccgtgagatctgacctgagccaaagtgggagtcttaacctactgagccactcaggcgcccctcttttcctGTATTCTATTAGATCTCCCTCTGCTTGCCAGATGGGATGCTTCTTAGttatttaataaagccaattaaatcttcaaatgtacttggttgaattttgtttttctaaaagctatatataaaaatatctccaaaagcacatatgtgtaattatatatatatatgtatgtgtatatatatctttaaaaccTCAAACAATGTATGCACTAGGTATATACTCTTCCTTTATTCAATGTCCCAACTAGCTTAGCAGGGTAGGAGATTACTTAGGAGTTTggaaccaaagccagacactctaAGCACTTGTCTGGCCTGTCTTGCCTCAGTAACTTTTGGTTCCTTTATCACAACCAACAcctactaaatattttttataataaatgcatCTTTCCTAAAGATGTGTGTTTTCTAACGGTGATAAAATTTGTTTAGTTACTTCAAGATGGAGAAAGGAACATTTAAACTCAAGGtgattgtagaaagtgccgctatgaacattggggtacatgtgctcctatgcatcagcacttctgtatcccttgggtaaatccctagcagtgctattgctgggtcataagggagttctatggatagttttttgaggaacctccacactgttttccagagcggctgcaccagtttacattgccaccaacagtgtaggagagtgcccgtctctccacaccctcgccagcatctatagtcttttgatttgttcattttagccactctgactgctgtgaggcggtatctcagtgtggttttgatttgaatttccctgatgatgagtgacactgagcatcgttttatatgcctgttggccatctggatgtcctctttggagaagtgtctattcaggtcttctgcccatttcttcactggatcattcatNNNNNNNNNNNNNNNNNNNNNNNNNNNNNNNNNNNNNNNNNNNNNNNNNNNNNNNNNNNNNNNNNNNNNNNNNNNNNNNNNNNNNNNNNNNNNNNNNNNNggatggaccttgagggtgtcatgctaagcgaaataagtcaggcagagaaggatagataccatatgtttgcattcataggtctaacaggagagacctggcaggggaccatggggagaggaagggggaaagagagcggggaagagtgagggacacagatcaagggagactactgaatactggagatgaaccatggactgaagtgggagggggaggggggaggggtatggtcatggtggggggcacttgtggggagaagcactgcgtgttatatggaaactaatttgacaataaactattataaaaaaaataaattcaaggtgAGTTTTAGTCTAACGTTTAGTTGCAGGCACAAACCCCctgtttatttctaatattttttgaaacatttaatcAAAAGGCTTTGTAAGTAGCTTCTGCATACAATTGTATACTACTGATTAATTTAAGGAGATATCTGTAGGGATAGTTAGGAGATTTTGCAAAGAAAATCAGGGAATAAaaaggcttctttcttttttccaaagacTATGGTATCAAAAATGTcacaaatttatattaaatgaCCAATATCTGACAACTGGACTTCTCCttatatatttacaaatcatttttgaaaatatcaactGATGCCTcttttttgcaaaatatttcaaaatttggaaCAAGATAGTGTGTTTCAAAACGGATGTTAATGTTGTGTTAAACgcagataaaatattttgtgtggtGCAGGTGAATATAATCGATGaagctttttcattttgcaaaaggaagcatttctttcaaaaatgaaatctcacaattttaatttttttgagatattctgattttttacaAGTGGTAATAAAGAGAAATTCTGAAGAATTCACTCTGTCTCCTTGCCTCTCTGACAAGCCCTGTGCTCCCTCCCCACACCAGCCCACATTTTAAATTTCCAGGATGGGTTTGAATTCCCGGGACGCGGCGGCCCCAGGTAGAAGTGCACTAGCGAGGTTGGAGGTGGGGGAAGTGGGGGCGTAGTCAGCGAGAAGAAGGAAGCAGGCCTTCGGGCTTGAATCACTACCTGGGTCGAGAGTGTGAGGGGCGGAGGGTGTTGCAGACCCTCCATGGTAACCTGAGAAGGGTTAACTCCAACCGCAGGGTGGTGAGGCACTAGTAGGCCCTCAGATTGGAGAGAACCAAGCTGAGTGAAAGTAAGGTGCGCGCTGGGGCTCTGCGCCGAAGCAGATGGAGGGGGTTGCCTGTGCGTGTGCAGGAGGCGAGGAATGGGGGCGGGCACTCCCGCCAAGCCGCTGGAGTTGGGGGTGTCAGCTCGTAGGTGACGCGGGGCTCTCACGTGACTTGGAGCTGCAGAGAGACGCAGCCTTGGGTGCAGTCGTCACTCCCGTCTGGGTACCAGCTCCCCGCTCCCCTGCGCCCCGCGGGCTGGCACTGGGCCCAAGGAAAGCGGAGCAGGTGAGGGCTCCAGGGCCCACGCGCCAACGCCAGGGCGACAGCAGCAGGCCTATCCCTGAGGGCGGTGTAAAGGATCAGCGCAGCGGGTACCAGCCAGGTTTCTCCACACCCGGCATTTTTTGGGAACATCAGTAGTGGCCCCATGGGGTAGGGGTGCTGGAATGGCCGTGAGGGCAGCAGAGCCACTAACAGCGATGGGAAATCACCTCTGAGTTCCTACAGGaaaaaggtggggtgggggacgcTAGGGGTTGGGGCGGGAGACGCGGATGAGAGGTGGCCAGGGGGTCCGGGACTCTGAAGGGGCCAGGTTGTGGTGGGTCGGCGCTAAACGCTTCGCCACAGTCCCGGCTCCTTCCATCCCGGCCCTCTGCAGGTCTGCGGGTCTAGGTGTCTAGTGTCGCGGCGGCCCACGCACGACGAGAATCGGGAGAAGGAGGAGACTGCAAGGAGACTGGCCCAGGTCGGTGCGGGGAACAGCGTGGGGGGCGGGTGCAGAGCCCAGTttaagacacccccccccccaccaaatccCCCGTTCCGTCCCCTGTCCTCCATTTTGGTGCCTGCGGAGCTCGGGGAAAGAATCCTGGGAAAGGAAAAATGGTGGGctttaggggagggagggaaaagcagagagctggagagaggggaTCGAATTGGAGGCCCCCTAGAGGACGCCTGAAGCTCCTAAAGTGGGGGAAAattaacaaacaacaacaacaaaaaaaaaaccacctttgcTATCGGAGCTCTGAATCCTGCTGGTCAGTGCACCAAGCATTCAGACTCTCTCCTTGCCTTTGTTTTACTTGTgttcaaagaaaaacaaccaggaaaaaaatctcatggCAAATATCCACcaggaaaaccaagaaatggaGCAGCCCATGCAGAATGGAGAGGAAGACCGCCCTTTGAGAGGGGGCGAAGGCCACCAACCTGCAGGAAATAATAGACGGGGACAGGCTCGCCGACTTGCTCCTAATTTTCGATGGGCCATACCCAATAGGCAGGTTAATGATGGGATGGGTGGAGATGGAGATGATATGGAAATGTTCATGGAGGAGATGAGAGAAATCAGGAGAAAACTTAGGGAGCTGCAGTTGAGGAATTGTCTGCGAATCCTGATGGGGGAACTCTCTAATCACCATGACCATCATGATGAATTTTGCCTTATGCCTTGACTCCTGCCATTTTCCATGAGATTAATACTGTGATTcacactgttttctttctccttgcattttcctgataacacCTTTACCAATTCGTTTGCTGTGAACTTTATGTAATTTCCATGTGTCAAGTGGGTTCTGTGTGATCAGATCCAATTGGAGGTTGCCTTGGCACCCAGTCTAAGTTTGTCAACAGTAGAGTCACCCATTTGCATGGAAAAGTGTAAAGTTAATAAAGCAATTAAAAAGTAATCTATACATTCATTATTGTCTCATTTAAAAGCATATGGATATATTATATGACCCCCCCTACAAAAAATCAGAAACCAGATGCCCCATGGTGTTAATTAGGTCACGTTTCTCTGTAGTTGGGTAATATGTGAcgtttttccttttattacctTGTTTTAGAAGCAAAAACAATTTTTCAGTGATTCTGCTGGTTCAACAAACcttaaaagtaaactttaagtattttccagttttacCTGGAAGAATAAACCCTCTCTTTATTACAGATGTATTCCTTTAAAGAGTCAgttttctgtgaaatggggaatAGTGCTAGCTTTACAGGGGTGCTGAGTGGAATATATGAGGTGTGAAACTCTTGGGCTGCTCCTATGCAACTGCATCAGGTACTTGGGAAGGACTAAAGGGAGTTTTCACCTATGCTCACAAGTCCAGAGGGCAAAAGTAGGTGACTTCCACCTTGTCATTCTTCTGATACTTGCAATACTGCTCCCCTGATCACTGCCATTTTGGCTGGGCATACTTTCCCTTATGCTGGGTcctgattctgtttcttttgctgATGTGAGTCCTCAAGGTAACAGAAATCCACTGATTTCTCTTGAGTCCCCAGTGTGCTAATCCCTGCCTTCTTGATTCCTATAAAAGTTTTGAGAATATCTTTCTCCCCACTTTAAAGATATTTATCCAAGTGAGTACCATTCCCATAGTTCTGGTCTTTTGTTGGTTCTTAACAAAATAGCtctttttggtattattttcatgatcatccttttaaaaaaaactcagacATGAATGCACTGGGGCCTACCTCAGGGGATATATCCTAGATGTCTCACCACGATGTGTCCAGAATTGCACTGCTTCAAACCTCCAAAACAAACAGGTGGAAAGCTTTGTTTTGCCTGTGTTTCAACCCTTTGGAGGGATTTTCTCAAAAGAGAGCCTGAGAAGGCCAAGCCAACCAATTTAACAGACTTACCCAGAAGACATCTAAATCACATTAGGGGGACACATTTTAAAGCTAAAACACACTCCCATTTCTATCTTTTCCATACCGGAAAAATGAAATTGCTTGTAAATtcttaaaaactatattaaatatttgGCATTATAATTTAATGTGAGTGTATGCCCTTCTTGTGACAATAATTTTGTCTTAATCATCTTGGAGCTTAGTTTCTAGTGTAGTGCCTGACAATTATTAATCATTTTGATTGGTTAATTAACAAAATGGAGTTAGGAACCCAGCTTAATATTGTTCCTGACTGTCCTTAAGTGTCCTAAGGCAATTtggaaagtattttaatttctaaaggaaCATGGCAAGAAAAGTCTCTAACACAAAATCTACTTTTTTTAAGACCTGGAATGTCTAGTGCTTATATAAACACAGATCCCTTATTTGCATCATAATTTCctaggaaaaatgttaaaaatgctgACACTTGCATACCCTTCCCACTTTCAACCCCATTATCACCTCTTGAATCACCTGATCAGAATTACTGTTGTGACAACTCCTCAGGTGACTCTCATGTATCTGAGTTATAACAATATAGGCATAACACTAATTACACCATTTTACAATGTCATCTAAATTACCTTGCTTATTTGATAATGCAATGAATATGTCTTTCCAAAATAATAgtatttctaaaattagattgcaTTAAGTCatcaatgtatatttataaaccagtactgatttttatctttccaaatatcTTATTAAGTTAATGTATTATCATGAacctattattaataataattatgtaataatttctaattaaataaGTTAGGCATAATCATTTCTATGCAAGCCTATGCCCTTTTATAccaatgattttgttttaatcatcCTGGAACTCAGTTTCTAGTACAGCGCCTGAtacagtaaatattcaataacaaTCATATGCTTTTGTTCATTATTAATACTAAATTTCTTAACTATTAAAATTtatctaaaataatatatagcaACAATTATTGGGTCTTTGTGGGTGGTTTACTTCTTTACACCctcatgttttaaatgtttctaagtggaacatttaaaaacataatacttCCATACTTATTTATGTAATACAAGGTTATTATACATATTTGGATTATGcagaaaatataaggaagaatataaacaaaaccaTAAGTCGATTGTCCaaagaaaatacttgtaaattttttattattatatttagtcATGATAAAGCCAGGGTTAGCCACTTAGGAGGAATACTTCCTCTTTCAAAGCCCTCCAATATAACACATTTagattgttatatttatttttttaatcaaaactaACTGGATCACATTTGAACAACTTTCAATTAGCTCctgtttttcaaaactgaaaataagtcaTCATGTTTTCTCAGGTCCACTCTCAGCAAATTTGGAACcattaaatgaatacatttaataaaaccCAACAGAATTTTTTGTTTATGAAACTTAAAAGTCTCATAAGTAGAAAAAGGACTAGCTCACATgaatgaaatggacaaaatcccatttctgttctctgtctcctttcctgacATCACATATATCGTGTAATAAGCCTGCTGATTTTGATTGGAAAtactccattttaaaattttcagagtgggggcgcctgggtggctcagtcgattaagcgtgacttccagctctggtcatgatcttgcagtctgagtttgccccacatcaggctcttttagagcctggagcctgctttggattctgtgtctccctctctctctgccccttccccactcatgccctgtctgtctctctctcaaaaataaaaaagaaacattaaaaattaaaaaataaataagattttcagAGTGTATGTAATGTAGTTGCTATCTCATGTGTAATCAGTTGTAATGCTTTCTAAGTTAAATAAATCTACATGAGCAAATATAACTGATTACACATGAGATAGCAACATCCCTATACATATTTGCTCATGTAGATTTATTTAACTTAGAAAGCATTACAACTGATTACACATGAGATAGCAACTACATTATTGCCTGTTTAGAGATATACTCTTTTCTTTGCAactgacagaaaatattttctatttagtgAATTTCATATGAAGAGAGAAATCCTCagacatatgaaaattaaaaaataatcattttcccACAGATGAAAGAGCTTTATTGTgttgaatataaaatatgcatgcTAAAGTGGCATTTGTTGTTGCTttgtaacagaagaaaaattgtattaaaaaatatagaaggagagagtatgagtgaggaaggagcagagggaaagggacagaaattctcaaacaggctccatgcccactgtggagccccacacagggctgaatctcacaactgtgagatcatgacctgagccgaaatcaagagtcagacgctcaactgactaagccacccaggtggcccctcaagaaaaattttaatcttattttcaacACCCTGTTTGCTTTACTGAGATCACATgagtataaattaattttatgttttatgtatttctcctAATTTAATAAGTATGgcttattttcatattaaagtttgatttttttttaatgtttatttattttggggggaggcagagagagagggagacacagaactgagccacccaggcgccccaaagtttgatttttaaaagaggaagcaAACTAAATGTGTCAAAGACAGTGAAGAACTTCATGAAAgcttgttaaaaaaacaaataataaatttcaaattacTTTGGAATTATTTAGCTAGTAATATAAACTTAGTAATTAATATCATGACAATACCTCATTTCATTTTACTCTGTTCattggtaaaatggaaataattttcaggGCTGCTGTGAGAACCAAAAGAGATAAAGAGCATATAAGCTGTGTATAACTGTTTATGTTCATCAGCACATGCAGGATACAGGCCTTCAGATTCCCCTCAGTTGTTGGAAGTAGCATACAAACTATGCCACAAGCCAACTCCATTCCTCTACTGTCGTGAGCCACTCCTTCTGCCACATCATTACAGATTTCTCTGGACCTCTAAAGTGCCAG includes these proteins:
- the BEX3 gene encoding protein BEX3 isoform X3; translated protein: MEGVACACAGGEEWGRALPPSRWSWGCQLVGDAGLSRDLELQRDAALGAVVTPVWVPAPRSPAPRGLALGPRKAEQVCGSRCLVSRRPTHDENREKEETARRLAQKNNQEKNLMANIHQENQEMEQPMQNGEEDRPLRGGEGHQPAGNNRRGQARRLAPNFRWAIPNRQVNDGMGGDGDDMEMFMEEMREIRRKLRELQLRNCLRILMGELSNHHDHHDEFCLMP
- the BEX3 gene encoding protein BEX3 isoform X2; translated protein: MANIHQENQEMEQPMQNGEEDRPLRGGEGHQPAGNNRRGQARRLAPNFRWAIPNRQVNDGMGGDGDDMEMFMEEMREIRRKLRELQLRNCLRILMGELSNHHDHHDEFCLMP
- the BEX3 gene encoding protein BEX3 isoform X1 is translated as MEQPMQNGEEDRPLRGGEGHQPAGNNRRGQARRLAPNFRWAIPNRQVNDGMGGDGDDMEMFMEEMREIRRKLRELQLRNCLRILMGELSNHHDHHDEFCLMP